One stretch of Rhodothermales bacterium DNA includes these proteins:
- a CDS encoding sodium/solute symporter (Members of the Solute:Sodium Symporter (SSS), TC 2.A.21 as described in tcdb.org, catalyze solute:Na+ symport. Known solutes for members of the family include sugars, amino acids, nucleosides, inositols, vitamins, urea or anions, depending on the system.) — MTFSLIDYVVFGGYVLLIIGIGLWVSREKAGHEKDTEDYFLASKSLPWWAIGASLIASNISAEQFIGMSGSGFRLGLAIATYEWMAAITLLIVAWFFLPIYLKKGIFTMPQFLEERYDARVRTLLAVFWLLVYVFVNLTSVLYLGALAMEGIMGIELWMGVIGLATFAAAYSIYGGLKAVAWTDVVQVFFLVGGGLLTTYLALDAFSGGQGAIAGFTKLLAEVPDRFNMILFEGELMYNEVEDGAIISKDAYDLLPGLSVLLGGMWIANLFYWGCNQYIIQRALAAKSLREAQRGVAFAGYLKLLLPLIVVIPGIVAYALEAPITRGDEAYPWLLNQYVGPGLKGLTFAALIAAIVSSLASMMNSTSTIFTMDLYRNYFKKGSSEGELVKVGRIVALVA, encoded by the coding sequence ATGACCTTTTCCTTAATCGACTACGTCGTTTTCGGCGGCTACGTTCTGCTGATCATCGGAATCGGCCTGTGGGTATCTCGCGAAAAGGCGGGCCACGAGAAAGACACAGAGGACTACTTCCTCGCCAGCAAATCACTTCCCTGGTGGGCCATCGGCGCCTCACTTATAGCCTCCAACATCTCGGCAGAGCAGTTTATCGGAATGTCGGGATCAGGCTTCCGGCTTGGTCTGGCAATAGCCACCTATGAGTGGATGGCAGCCATCACGCTGCTGATCGTAGCCTGGTTCTTCCTGCCGATCTACCTGAAGAAAGGCATCTTCACGATGCCGCAGTTTCTGGAGGAACGCTACGACGCCCGCGTCCGCACGCTACTTGCGGTCTTCTGGCTGCTCGTCTACGTCTTCGTCAATCTCACGTCCGTCCTGTATCTCGGCGCCCTCGCCATGGAAGGCATCATGGGCATCGAATTGTGGATGGGCGTGATCGGACTCGCGACCTTTGCAGCGGCCTACAGTATCTACGGTGGATTGAAAGCCGTAGCGTGGACCGATGTCGTGCAGGTGTTCTTCCTCGTCGGCGGCGGACTCCTGACGACCTACCTCGCACTGGACGCATTCAGTGGCGGCCAGGGGGCGATTGCCGGATTTACGAAACTGCTCGCCGAGGTCCCCGATCGCTTCAACATGATTCTCTTCGAGGGAGAACTCATGTACAATGAGGTAGAGGATGGGGCAATTATCTCAAAAGATGCTTACGACCTCCTGCCCGGCCTCAGCGTGCTGCTCGGCGGCATGTGGATCGCCAACCTGTTTTACTGGGGTTGCAATCAATACATCATCCAGCGCGCCCTGGCGGCAAAGAGTCTGCGGGAAGCACAGCGCGGAGTCGCGTTCGCCGGCTACCTGAAGCTCTTGCTCCCGTTGATCGTCGTCATCCCGGGAATCGTTGCCTATGCACTCGAAGCTCCGATCACACGTGGTGACGAAGCCTACCCCTGGTTGTTGAATCAATACGTCGGTCCGGGCCTGAAAGGTCTGACCTTCGCCGCTCTGATCGCTGCGATCGTCTCGTCGCTCGCTTCGATGATGAACAGCACGTCGACCATCTTCACGATGGACCTGTACCGGAATTACTTCAAGAAGGGCAGCTCCGAGGGCGAACTCGTAAAGGTCGGGCGCATCGTCGCCCTCGTCGCCA
- a CDS encoding tetratricopeptide repeat protein — protein sequence MAKILPLKSVQPRKFGYKKARRHARPDSEHTGQIDMFAPTARIIAMPSRPGVFEEALLYDERGNAEKAYESYKRAILADEYVADAYCNLGILESEAGRIGEAIDCFKNSLTKDPVLFESHFNLANVYFDLGDYRPAQVHYEIGASLEPEYANLYFNLALALAMLEDLDHAVEALETYRRLADPAEAEKATMLLATLKHSVEQS from the coding sequence ATGGCGAAAATCCTGCCGCTGAAGTCGGTACAGCCTCGAAAGTTCGGCTACAAGAAGGCCCGTCGGCATGCTCGGCCGGATTCCGAGCACACTGGCCAGATTGATATGTTCGCGCCTACAGCGCGGATCATTGCCATGCCGTCGCGACCCGGCGTGTTTGAAGAGGCGCTACTGTATGATGAGCGAGGCAATGCGGAGAAGGCATACGAATCCTACAAGAGGGCGATTCTGGCTGACGAGTATGTCGCGGATGCGTATTGCAATCTGGGTATCCTCGAGTCAGAGGCCGGTCGGATCGGTGAGGCAATCGACTGCTTCAAGAATTCGCTGACGAAGGATCCGGTACTCTTCGAGTCGCATTTCAATCTTGCCAACGTGTATTTCGATCTGGGCGACTATCGGCCGGCGCAGGTGCATTACGAGATCGGGGCGTCACTCGAGCCCGAGTACGCGAATCTGTACTTCAACCTTGCGCTGGCACTGGCGATGCTTGAGGATCTTGATCATGCCGTGGAGGCGCTCGAGACGTATCGTCGATTGGCTGACCCGGCCGAAGCCGAGAAGGCGACGATGCTGCTGGCCACGTTGAAGCATTCGGTCGAACAATCTTAG
- a CDS encoding Ku protein: protein MRAIWKGHIQFSLVTIPIRVYSAIESSETIRFNQLHSEDYGRITYDKRCKKCNDLVSGDQIVKGFEYEPDQYVVVEQSDIEKLRVKSTRIIEIQGFVDAAEVHPTLYDTPYFAGPDGTVGAKTYALLCHTLKKSNKLGVGKVVLRDRESIVLLSPIGPGLLMHKIRYPNELRDIASVPQLEDVKADKDQLQLAQTLVDSMSMSLSDIDLTDGYTAALKDLVKAKVDGKEIIVMEEQEKPVVDIMTALKESIEQAKTSKKPMKKATGKAKSTRKTASKSTSTKSRKKKSA from the coding sequence CGCGATCGAATCGTCGGAAACGATCCGATTCAACCAGCTGCACTCGGAGGACTATGGTCGCATCACGTACGACAAGCGGTGCAAGAAATGTAACGACCTTGTTAGCGGAGACCAGATCGTCAAGGGCTTCGAGTACGAGCCTGATCAATACGTTGTGGTCGAACAATCCGACATCGAAAAGCTTCGCGTGAAGAGTACGCGGATCATCGAGATCCAGGGCTTTGTGGATGCCGCGGAAGTACACCCGACGCTGTATGACACGCCATACTTTGCGGGACCGGACGGCACGGTCGGTGCCAAGACGTATGCTCTGCTGTGCCATACGCTGAAGAAGAGCAACAAGCTTGGAGTCGGAAAGGTGGTACTTCGAGATCGCGAGAGCATCGTGCTGCTGTCGCCGATCGGGCCGGGCCTCCTGATGCACAAGATTCGTTATCCCAACGAGCTACGCGATATCGCGAGTGTGCCCCAGCTCGAGGATGTCAAGGCTGACAAGGATCAGCTTCAACTTGCGCAGACTCTGGTCGACTCAATGTCGATGTCGCTGTCCGACATTGATCTCACGGACGGATATACGGCGGCTCTCAAGGACCTCGTCAAGGCCAAGGTCGACGGGAAGGAGATCATTGTTATGGAAGAGCAGGAGAAGCCGGTCGTCGACATCATGACGGCGCTCAAAGAGAGCATCGAGCAAGCCAAAACGTCCAAGAAGCCGATGAAGAAGGCGACGGGCAAGGCGAAGTCGACCCGAAAAACCGCGTCCAAATCGACTTCCACGAAGTCACGAAAAAAGAAGTCCGCCTGA